A window of Hydrogenophilus thermoluteolus genomic DNA:
GTCTGCTGGTCGCGGCGGCGAGGTGCGGTTTGTCACTGTAAGGAGCGTATCATGCAATTCAACCTCAAAGCCCAGCGTCGCGACGACCAGGGTACGCGTGCGAGCCGCCGCCTGCGTCGCGCGGGTCTCGTCCCCGCGATCGTCTACGGGGGCAATCAACCAGCGCAACCGATCGCGCTCGACCACAACGAGCTCTACCACCTCTTGGACAACGAGGCGTTCCATACTGCGGTGATCACGCTGGAAATCGACGGCACCCCGACCTCGGTGCTGTTGCGTGACGCGCAATACCACCCCTTCAAGCCGATCGTGCTCCATGCCGACTTTCAGCGCGTGGCGGCTGACGAAGTGATCCACATCAAAGTGCCGTTGCACTTCGTCGGCGAAGCGGAATCGCCCGCCGTGAAGCTCCACCACTGTATCGTCAACCACGTCTTGACCGAACTCGACGTGCGTTGCTTGCCAAAAGACATCCCCGAGTACATCGAGGTCGACCTC
This region includes:
- a CDS encoding 50S ribosomal protein L25/general stress protein Ctc, whose product is MQFNLKAQRRDDQGTRASRRLRRAGLVPAIVYGGNQPAQPIALDHNELYHLLDNEAFHTAVITLEIDGTPTSVLLRDAQYHPFKPIVLHADFQRVAADEVIHIKVPLHFVGEAESPAVKLHHCIVNHVLTELDVRCLPKDIPEYIEVDLSQIEPGHSVHVSHITLPAGVTVVSHGEEDPVVATAVKVSSGETSGEGEVEGEGEA